In the Mycolicibacterium thermoresistibile genome, one interval contains:
- a CDS encoding type IV toxin-antitoxin system AbiEi family antitoxin domain-containing protein, with product MPADDFVPAVDDILERQAGVISRRQAVAAGMPVHSIRRQLRRREWVRVHAGVYVDHTGPLTWLQRAWSAVLYAEPAALCLESALDVESPVIHVAISRERSAPVTPDGVRIHRMAHLDDRVLWHVGPPRMRYEEAVLDVAARAVTDADAVAVLARSCQSRRTAATRLLACLSGRRRVRRRNWLRAVLVDIADGTCSVLEHGYLNRVERPHGLPRAVRQQPARSSTGIRYRDAVYGDRLLVELDGRLYHDSPERRDADFERDLDAAAEGRSTVRLSYRQVFDRPCRTAAKVAQVLRRNGIPARARPCGPHCELGATRAA from the coding sequence GTGCCCGCCGACGACTTCGTGCCCGCCGTCGATGACATCCTCGAGCGGCAGGCCGGGGTCATCTCACGTCGGCAGGCGGTGGCGGCCGGCATGCCCGTGCACAGCATCCGGCGGCAGCTGCGCCGTCGCGAGTGGGTGCGGGTGCACGCGGGGGTGTACGTCGATCACACCGGCCCGCTCACCTGGCTGCAACGGGCCTGGAGTGCGGTGCTCTACGCCGAACCGGCCGCGCTGTGTCTGGAGTCGGCGCTGGATGTCGAGTCGCCGGTGATCCATGTCGCGATCAGCCGGGAGCGGTCCGCCCCGGTGACACCCGACGGTGTGCGCATCCACCGCATGGCACATCTCGACGACCGGGTGCTGTGGCATGTCGGGCCGCCGCGCATGCGTTACGAGGAGGCGGTGCTCGACGTGGCGGCGCGGGCGGTGACCGACGCCGACGCGGTCGCGGTGCTGGCCCGGTCGTGTCAGTCGCGGCGCACCGCCGCGACCCGGCTGCTGGCCTGCCTGTCCGGGCGCCGACGGGTGCGACGGCGCAACTGGCTGCGCGCCGTCCTCGTCGACATCGCCGACGGCACCTGCTCGGTGCTCGAGCACGGCTATCTCAACCGGGTCGAACGGCCGCACGGCCTGCCGCGGGCGGTGCGCCAGCAGCCGGCCCGGTCCTCGACGGGCATCCGCTATCGCGACGCCGTGTACGGCGACCGGCTGCTGGTCGAACTGGATGGCCGCCTGTACCACGACTCACCGGAGCGGCGCGACGCCGACTTCGAACGCGATCTGGACGCCGCCGCGGAGGGGCGGTCGACCGTGCGGTTGTCCTATCGCCAGGTCTTCGACCGGCCCTGCCGAACGGCGGCCAAGGTGGCGCAGGTGTTGCGCCGCAACGGCATCCCGGCCCGAGCCCGGCCGTGTGGGCCGCACTGCGAGCTGGGCGCGACCCGCGCGGCGTGA
- a CDS encoding SDR family oxidoreductase — MQLSLTDRTYLVTGGGSGIGKGVAAAVAAAGGQVLIVGRNADRLTAAAGELAGAGGEVRAHPADVTDEDEVAKAVEAAAGWHGRLHGVVHCAGGSETIGPITQVDSEAWRRTVDLNVNGTMYLIKHAAREMVRGGGGSFVGVSSIASSNTHRWFGAYGPSKAALDHLLMVAADELGPSWVRVNGIRPGLTKTDLVAPIMDTPAVVDDYRACTPLPRFGEVSDIANLAVFLLSDAASWITGQIINVDGGHGLRRGPDMSGMLEPVFGADGLRGVVEG; from the coding sequence GTGCAACTGTCGTTGACCGACCGGACGTATCTGGTGACCGGCGGCGGAAGCGGTATCGGCAAAGGGGTGGCCGCCGCGGTCGCCGCGGCCGGTGGCCAGGTGCTGATCGTCGGACGCAATGCCGACCGGTTGACCGCCGCCGCAGGCGAACTCGCCGGGGCGGGCGGCGAGGTGCGCGCCCATCCGGCCGACGTCACCGATGAGGACGAGGTCGCGAAGGCGGTCGAGGCGGCCGCCGGCTGGCACGGGCGGCTGCACGGGGTGGTGCACTGCGCCGGCGGCTCGGAGACGATCGGGCCGATCACCCAGGTCGACTCCGAGGCGTGGCGGCGCACCGTCGACCTGAACGTCAACGGCACCATGTACCTGATCAAGCACGCCGCGCGGGAGATGGTGCGCGGGGGCGGCGGATCGTTCGTCGGGGTGTCCTCGATCGCCTCGAGCAACACCCACCGGTGGTTCGGCGCCTACGGTCCGAGCAAGGCGGCGCTGGATCATCTGCTGATGGTGGCGGCCGACGAGCTGGGCCCGTCCTGGGTGCGGGTCAACGGCATCCGGCCCGGGTTGACGAAAACCGATCTGGTCGCGCCGATCATGGACACCCCCGCGGTGGTCGACGACTACCGGGCCTGCACCCCGCTGCCCCGGTTCGGTGAGGTCTCCGACATCGCGAACCTGGCGGTGTTCCTGCTCAGCGACGCCGCGAGCTGGATCACCGGGCAGATCATCAACGTCGACGGCGGGCACGGGCTGCGCCGCGGCCCGGACATGTCGGGCATGCTCGAACCGGTCTTCGGCGCCGACGGCCTGCGCGGCGTCGTCGAGGGATGA
- a CDS encoding enoyl-CoA hydratase translates to MGWSAVAKPDASEQVTYETLDDGRIARIWLNRPEAQNAQSRTLLVQLDEAFLRAEADDQVRVVILAARGRNFSAGHDLGSEEALLERQPGPDQHPTFRSHGATATGIAERTYRQEWHFYFENTCRWRDLRKITIAQVQGNAISAALMLIWACDLIVAADDARFSDVVGVRMGMPGVEYYAHPWEFGPRKAKELLLTGDSIDADEAYRMGMVSKVFPRAELEEKTLEFARRIAERPTMAALLIKDSVNAASDAMGFTEALRHAFHIHELGHAHWASANENRWPVGMPPDVPDWRSAGPPKPARRDVP, encoded by the coding sequence ATGGGGTGGTCGGCGGTGGCGAAACCGGACGCATCCGAGCAGGTGACCTACGAGACTCTCGACGACGGTCGCATCGCCCGGATCTGGCTGAACCGGCCGGAGGCCCAGAACGCGCAGTCCCGGACCCTGCTGGTCCAGCTCGACGAGGCGTTTCTGCGGGCCGAGGCCGACGATCAGGTGCGGGTGGTGATCCTGGCCGCCCGCGGCAGGAACTTCTCCGCGGGCCACGATCTGGGTTCGGAGGAGGCGCTGCTGGAGCGGCAACCGGGCCCCGACCAGCACCCGACGTTCCGCTCACACGGCGCCACCGCGACCGGCATCGCCGAACGCACCTACCGTCAGGAGTGGCACTTCTACTTCGAGAACACCTGCCGGTGGCGTGATCTGCGCAAGATCACCATCGCCCAGGTGCAGGGCAATGCGATCTCCGCGGCGCTGATGCTGATCTGGGCGTGCGACCTGATCGTGGCCGCCGACGACGCCAGGTTCAGCGACGTGGTCGGGGTCCGGATGGGGATGCCGGGCGTCGAATATTACGCACACCCATGGGAATTCGGCCCACGCAAGGCGAAAGAGCTGCTGCTGACCGGTGATTCGATCGATGCCGACGAGGCGTATCGGATGGGCATGGTGTCGAAGGTCTTCCCGCGCGCCGAACTCGAGGAGAAGACACTGGAATTCGCCCGCCGTATCGCTGAACGCCCGACCATGGCGGCGCTGTTGATCAAGGACTCGGTGAACGCGGCCAGCGATGCGATGGGCTTCACCGAGGCGTTGCGGCACGCCTTCCACATCCACGAGCTCGGCCATGCACACTGGGCATCGGCCAACGAGAATCGGTGGCCGGTGGGCATGCCGCCGGATGTTCCCGACTGGCGGTCGGCCGGTCCGCCGAAGCCCGCCCGCCGTGATGTCCCGTGA
- a CDS encoding intersectin-EH binding protein Ibp1 encodes MSLQAPRIIECGFEHVSLQSSRTRSSTTEGAIMATLTLQTRRLLVAGGFAVSVVAAPAFIELLADTERERITPLASCPAGEEPDHFTGQCVPHTVPNSPASTSPFQSIPGNPNIPAVSLPGGGGAIPCTGRNVGQCIALSEVGGPPRVTPESQVGGSPTVTGRVSP; translated from the coding sequence ATGAGTTTGCAGGCACCGCGCATTATCGAATGCGGATTCGAGCATGTTTCCCTACAATCCTCGCGAACAAGATCATCGACAACAGAAGGCGCGATCATGGCGACATTGACCCTTCAGACACGACGGCTCCTGGTGGCCGGTGGATTCGCGGTATCGGTGGTCGCCGCGCCCGCCTTCATCGAACTGCTGGCCGATACCGAACGGGAGCGCATCACGCCGCTGGCGTCCTGCCCCGCCGGTGAGGAACCCGATCACTTTACCGGCCAGTGCGTTCCGCACACGGTGCCGAACTCACCGGCCTCGACCTCGCCGTTCCAGAGCATCCCGGGCAACCCGAACATCCCTGCGGTCAGCCTGCCGGGTGGCGGCGGCGCGATTCCGTGCACCGGCCGCAACGTCGGTCAGTGCATCGCGTTGTCCGAGGTCGGCGGACCTCCGCGGGTGACTCCGGAATCACAGGTCGGCGGCAGCCCCACGGTGACCGGACGCGTCAGCCCGTAG
- a CDS encoding alpha,alpha-trehalose-phosphate synthase (UDP-forming) yields MADRGDSGDSDFVVVANRLPIDLERAPDGTTSWKRSPGGLVTALEPLLRRRRGAWIGWPGIPDSDEDPIVDGDLVLYPVRLSADDVAQYYEGFSNATLWPLYHDVIVKPIYNRQWWERYVEVNRRFAEATSRAAARGATVWVQDYQLQLVPKMLRELRPDLTIGFFLHIPFPPVELFMQLPWRTEITDGLLGADLVGFHLPGGAQNFLFLARRLVGANTSRASVGVRSKFGEVQIGSRTVKVGAFPISIDSADLDRQARQRSIRQRARQIRAELGNPRRILLGVDRLDYTKGIDVRLQAFAELLAEGRVNREDTVFVQLATPSRERVEAYRLLRDDIERQVGHINGEYGEVGHPVVHYLHRPVPREELIAFFVAADVMLVTPLRDGMNLVAKEYVACRSDLGGALVLSEFTGAAAELGQAYLVNPHNLDHVKDTMVAALNQTPEEGRRRMRALRRQVLAHDVDLWARSFLDALASTRTGDADAVPV; encoded by the coding sequence ATGGCTGACCGGGGCGACTCCGGCGACTCTGATTTCGTCGTGGTGGCCAACCGGCTGCCCATCGACCTGGAACGAGCGCCGGACGGGACGACCAGCTGGAAGCGCAGTCCCGGCGGCCTGGTCACCGCCCTGGAGCCGCTGCTGCGGCGGCGGCGCGGGGCGTGGATCGGATGGCCGGGGATTCCGGACTCGGACGAGGACCCGATCGTCGACGGTGATCTGGTGCTGTATCCGGTCCGGTTGTCCGCCGACGACGTCGCCCAGTACTACGAAGGCTTCTCCAACGCCACGCTGTGGCCGCTGTACCACGATGTGATCGTCAAACCGATCTACAACCGCCAGTGGTGGGAGCGCTACGTCGAGGTGAACCGCCGGTTCGCCGAGGCCACCTCCCGCGCCGCGGCGCGCGGCGCCACCGTGTGGGTGCAGGACTACCAGCTGCAACTGGTCCCGAAGATGCTGCGGGAGCTGCGCCCCGATCTGACGATCGGGTTCTTCCTGCACATCCCGTTCCCGCCGGTGGAGCTGTTCATGCAGCTGCCGTGGCGCACCGAGATCACCGACGGTCTGCTGGGCGCCGATCTGGTCGGGTTCCACCTGCCCGGCGGAGCACAGAACTTCCTGTTCCTGGCGCGACGGCTGGTGGGCGCCAACACCTCCCGCGCATCGGTGGGTGTGCGGTCGAAGTTCGGTGAGGTTCAGATCGGCTCGCGCACCGTGAAAGTCGGCGCCTTCCCCATCTCGATCGACTCCGCGGATCTGGACCGGCAGGCCCGGCAGCGCTCGATCCGCCAGCGGGCCCGGCAGATCCGCGCCGAATTGGGCAACCCACGCAGAATTCTGCTCGGCGTGGACCGGCTCGACTACACCAAGGGCATCGACGTCCGCCTGCAGGCGTTCGCCGAACTGCTCGCCGAGGGCCGGGTGAACCGGGAGGACACCGTCTTCGTCCAGCTGGCCACCCCCAGCCGCGAGCGGGTGGAGGCCTACCGGCTGCTGCGGGACGACATCGAGCGTCAGGTCGGCCACATCAACGGTGAATACGGCGAAGTCGGCCATCCGGTCGTGCACTACCTGCACCGGCCGGTGCCGCGTGAGGAACTGATCGCGTTCTTCGTCGCCGCCGACGTCATGCTGGTCACCCCGCTGCGGGACGGGATGAACCTGGTCGCCAAGGAGTACGTGGCCTGCCGGAGCGACCTCGGCGGCGCCCTGGTCCTCAGCGAGTTCACCGGCGCCGCAGCCGAACTGGGTCAGGCGTACCTGGTGAACCCGCACAACCTGGACCATGTCAAGGACACCATGGTGGCGGCCCTGAACCAGACCCCGGAGGAGGGCCGGCGCCGGATGCGGGCGCTGCGCCGCCAGGTGCTGGCCCACGATGTCGACCTGTGGGCCCGCAGCTTCCTCGACGCGCTGGCCTCCACCCGCACCGGGGACGCCGACGCGGTTCCGGTGTGA
- a CDS encoding MCE family protein codes for MIDRLTRIQLLIFAVVTAVTVGLLATYYLHLPARLGLGAYRVTAEFDAAGGLYDHANVTYRGVTVGRVEKVELTDDGVAARMRMESGVRIPGNVTATVKSMSAVGEQYVDLVPPEGEATESVLANGAVIGKDRTAIGQDVAGLLREADELVSSLSNTRLRELLRETFNAFNGSGPELARLIESARLLVDEANANWPETERLIDQAGPLLEAQIRAGDDIRSLADGLARFTSELRQADPQVRAVLATAPGAADTAHQTFAGIRPSFPVLAASLANFGRIGVIYRDSIEHVLVVFPALFQALITVAYGVPKDEGGKLDFKIDLGDPPPCSVGFLPPTQIRSPADTTVRDLPYDMYCKVPHNDPSTVRGARNYPCMEFPGKRAPTVQLCRDPEGYKPLGSNPWRGPPIPPGTPVTDGRNILPPNHYPYIPPENDPDPGRPYAPGFYPSEGPPPGPGPAPHQPWQPFPPPPDGPPPAVTPYLPPDPFPPQPPMLPYPAEIPPPPPPVGTGPAPQASGDQPLASGAPTVATYDQQTGTFVTPDGDVGVYAPGADNIRPAETWVDLMLDPRQA; via the coding sequence ATGATCGACCGGTTGACCCGGATCCAGCTGCTGATCTTCGCGGTGGTGACCGCCGTGACCGTCGGGCTGCTCGCGACGTACTACCTGCATCTGCCGGCCCGGCTGGGCCTGGGCGCCTACCGGGTGACCGCGGAGTTCGACGCCGCCGGCGGCCTGTACGACCACGCCAACGTCACCTACCGCGGCGTGACCGTCGGGCGGGTGGAGAAGGTGGAGCTCACCGACGACGGGGTGGCCGCCCGCATGCGGATGGAGAGCGGGGTGCGGATCCCCGGCAACGTCACCGCCACGGTCAAGAGCATGTCGGCGGTCGGGGAGCAGTACGTGGACCTGGTCCCGCCCGAAGGGGAGGCGACCGAGTCGGTGCTGGCCAACGGCGCGGTGATCGGCAAGGACCGCACCGCGATCGGCCAGGACGTCGCGGGGCTGCTCAGGGAGGCCGACGAGCTGGTCAGCAGCCTGAGCAACACCAGACTGCGGGAACTGCTGCGCGAGACGTTCAACGCGTTCAACGGCTCCGGACCGGAGCTGGCCCGGCTCATCGAGTCGGCGCGGCTGCTGGTCGACGAGGCCAACGCCAACTGGCCCGAGACCGAGCGGTTGATCGACCAGGCCGGTCCGCTCCTGGAAGCGCAGATCCGCGCCGGCGACGACATCCGGTCGCTGGCCGACGGGTTGGCCCGGTTCACCAGCGAACTGCGGCAGGCCGATCCGCAGGTGCGTGCGGTGCTGGCCACCGCCCCGGGCGCCGCGGACACCGCACACCAGACGTTCGCCGGTATCCGGCCGTCGTTCCCGGTGCTGGCCGCCAGCCTGGCCAACTTCGGCCGGATCGGCGTCATCTACCGCGACTCCATCGAGCACGTGCTGGTGGTGTTCCCGGCGCTGTTCCAGGCGTTGATCACGGTCGCCTACGGCGTCCCGAAGGACGAGGGCGGCAAGCTGGACTTCAAGATCGACCTGGGCGACCCGCCGCCGTGTTCGGTCGGGTTCCTGCCGCCCACCCAGATCCGGTCGCCGGCCGACACCACGGTGCGTGACCTGCCGTACGACATGTACTGCAAGGTGCCGCACAACGATCCCAGTACGGTGCGCGGCGCCCGCAACTATCCGTGCATGGAGTTCCCGGGCAAACGCGCCCCGACGGTGCAGCTGTGCCGCGACCCGGAGGGGTACAAGCCGCTCGGCAGCAATCCGTGGCGGGGTCCGCCGATCCCGCCCGGCACACCGGTCACCGACGGCCGGAACATCCTGCCGCCGAACCATTATCCGTACATCCCGCCGGAGAACGATCCGGATCCGGGCCGGCCGTATGCGCCGGGCTTCTATCCGTCCGAAGGCCCGCCGCCGGGTCCCGGGCCGGCGCCCCATCAGCCGTGGCAGCCGTTCCCGCCCCCGCCGGACGGTCCGCCGCCCGCGGTGACGCCGTATCTGCCGCCGGATCCGTTCCCGCCGCAGCCGCCGATGCTGCCGTACCCTGCGGAGATCCCGCCGCCCCCGCCGCCGGTGGGCACCGGGCCGGCGCCGCAGGCCTCCGGGGACCAACCACTGGCCAGCGGGGCGCCGACGGTGGCAACGTACGATCAGCAGACCGGCACGTTCGTCACCCCCGACGGTGACGTCGGGGTGTACGCACCGGGGGCTGACAACATCCGGCCCGCCGAAACGTGGGTGGACCTCATGCTCGATCCGAGGCAGGCCTAG
- a CDS encoding MCE family protein codes for MTEMRNTLRRSAVRAVAIVSGAALLAGCQFGGLNSLNLPGTAGHGPGSYVVTVDVPDIATLPQNSPVMIDDVTVGSVSGIDAVQRPDGSFYAAVQLSLDGHVRMPANSRVKIAQTSLLGSQHVELSPPPAGVAPVGELRDGSHIELDADSRYPTTEEVLSSLGMVVNKGNLASLQDLTDEVYAAVAGRSMDFADLVPRLAELTRALDQQTDDIIAAAEGIDRFAALLADSTDSLGRTLDTLPGALRVLNENRANIVDTFAALQRFANVAAHVLAETKDDFAADMKDLYPVIKAVNDNRADFVTGLDLLPTFPFTTKFLRRAVRGDYLNVFTTFDLTLRRIGESIFTTSPFDPNMAHLHEVVNPPDWLIGQQANLSGQAADPFKIPPGTASGQEEPIS; via the coding sequence ATGACGGAGATGCGAAACACTCTGCGGCGCAGCGCAGTCCGCGCGGTGGCCATCGTCTCCGGGGCCGCGTTGCTGGCCGGCTGTCAGTTCGGTGGACTGAACTCGCTGAACCTGCCTGGCACCGCCGGGCACGGCCCGGGCTCCTACGTGGTGACCGTCGACGTGCCCGACATCGCGACGCTGCCGCAGAACTCGCCGGTGATGATCGATGACGTCACGGTCGGCAGTGTGTCCGGCATCGATGCGGTGCAACGGCCGGACGGCAGCTTCTACGCCGCCGTGCAGCTCTCCCTGGACGGCCATGTCCGGATGCCGGCCAACTCGAGGGTCAAGATCGCCCAGACGTCACTGCTGGGCTCCCAGCACGTGGAGCTGTCACCCCCGCCGGCCGGGGTGGCGCCCGTCGGGGAACTGCGCGACGGCTCCCACATCGAGCTGGACGCCGACAGTCGCTACCCCACCACCGAGGAGGTGCTGTCCTCGCTCGGCATGGTGGTGAACAAGGGCAATCTGGCCTCCCTGCAGGACCTCACCGACGAGGTGTACGCCGCGGTGGCCGGCCGCTCGATGGACTTCGCCGACCTGGTGCCCAGGCTGGCCGAGCTGACCCGGGCGCTGGACCAGCAGACCGACGACATCATCGCCGCGGCCGAGGGCATCGACCGGTTCGCCGCGCTGCTGGCCGACAGCACCGACAGCCTGGGACGCACCCTGGACACGCTGCCGGGCGCGCTGCGGGTGCTCAACGAGAACCGCGCCAACATCGTCGACACCTTCGCCGCGCTGCAGCGCTTCGCCAACGTCGCCGCGCACGTGCTGGCCGAGACCAAGGACGATTTCGCCGCGGACATGAAGGATCTGTATCCGGTGATCAAGGCGGTCAACGACAACCGCGCCGACTTCGTCACCGGGCTGGATCTGCTGCCGACGTTCCCGTTCACCACGAAGTTCCTACGCCGCGCCGTGCGGGGTGACTACCTCAACGTGTTCACCACCTTCGACCTCACCCTGCGCCGGATCGGCGAATCGATCTTCACGACTTCGCCTTTCGACCCGAACATGGCGCATCTACATGAGGTGGTGAACCCGCCGGACTGGTTGATCGGACAGCAGGCCAACCTGTCCGGGCAGGCGGCCGACCCGTTCAAGATCCCGCCGGGCACCGCGTCGGGCCAGGAGGAGCCGATCTCATGA
- a CDS encoding MCE family protein, with protein sequence MTDTTTQRNRRALRYLAVAILAIALTGGALQVWPKATSRTLVAYFSSAVGIYPGDDVRVVGVPVGRIEAIEPQPDSVKITMRVNNDVQVPADVRAVIMAPNLVSARFVQLTPAYTEGPTLEDGAVLDTDRTAVPVEWDQVKEELTKLSTQLGPGGQDVQGPLSAFVNQAADTFDGNGDSFRSALRELAQTAGRLGDSRTDLFGTVKNLQILIDALSNSNEQIVQFSGHLASVSQVLAESSTNLDGTLATLNQALNDVREFLDERNSTLIESVEKITDLSSLLTSHSDDIEQLLHVAPNGLSNFYNIYNPAQGSMAGLLSLPNFANPVQFICAGSFESGATTDNYKRTEICRQRMAPVLRRIMMNYPPMMFHPINSITAYKGQIIYDTPATEAKARTPIPQLQWQPNPGANPPDLPPDTDLSELILPPAPEESEAGG encoded by the coding sequence ATGACCGACACCACGACACAGCGCAACCGCAGAGCCCTGCGCTACCTGGCCGTCGCGATCCTGGCGATCGCGCTGACAGGTGGCGCGCTGCAGGTGTGGCCGAAGGCCACCAGCCGGACCCTCGTGGCCTACTTCTCCTCGGCCGTCGGCATCTATCCGGGCGACGACGTGCGGGTGGTGGGGGTACCGGTGGGACGGATCGAGGCGATCGAACCGCAACCCGACTCGGTCAAGATCACCATGCGGGTGAACAACGACGTCCAGGTGCCGGCCGATGTGCGGGCGGTGATCATGGCGCCGAACCTGGTGTCCGCCAGGTTCGTCCAGCTCACCCCGGCCTACACCGAGGGGCCCACACTCGAGGACGGCGCCGTGCTCGACACCGACCGCACCGCGGTGCCGGTGGAGTGGGACCAGGTCAAGGAGGAACTGACCAAGCTCAGCACCCAGCTCGGCCCGGGCGGGCAGGATGTGCAGGGGCCGTTGAGCGCATTCGTCAACCAGGCCGCCGACACCTTCGACGGCAACGGCGACTCGTTCCGCAGCGCGCTGCGCGAACTTGCCCAGACCGCCGGCCGGCTCGGCGACAGCCGCACGGACCTGTTCGGCACCGTGAAGAATCTGCAGATCCTGATCGACGCGCTGTCCAACAGCAATGAGCAGATCGTGCAGTTCTCCGGGCATCTGGCGTCGGTGTCACAGGTGCTGGCGGAGAGTTCGACGAACCTCGACGGCACGCTCGCCACGCTGAATCAGGCGCTCAACGACGTGCGGGAGTTCCTCGACGAACGCAACTCCACCCTGATCGAGAGCGTCGAGAAGATCACCGACCTGTCCAGTCTGTTGACCAGTCACAGCGACGACATCGAGCAGCTGCTGCACGTCGCGCCCAACGGGCTGTCGAACTTCTACAACATCTACAACCCCGCTCAGGGTTCGATGGCCGGGCTGCTGTCGCTGCCGAACTTCGCCAACCCGGTGCAGTTCATCTGCGCCGGCTCGTTCGAATCCGGTGCCACCACCGACAATTACAAGCGCACCGAGATCTGCCGGCAGCGGATGGCACCGGTGCTGCGGCGCATCATGATGAACTACCCACCGATGATGTTCCACCCGATCAACAGCATCACCGCCTACAAGGGGCAGATCATCTACGACACCCCGGCCACCGAGGCCAAGGCGCGTACCCCGATTCCGCAGCTGCAGTGGCAGCCCAACCCGGGCGCCAATCCGCCCGATCTGCCGCCGGACACCGATCTGTCCGAGCTGATCCTGCCGCCGGCGCCGGAAGAGTCGGAGGCGGGCGGATGA
- a CDS encoding MCE family protein → MADTGERNPLRTGIFGIAIVMCVVLVAFGFQTLPFLKQGRAYAAYFADAGGITPGNAVNISGIKVGDVTGVHLAGDKAKVTFTVDRTVRVGDQSLASIKTDTVLGEKSLALKPAGSGQVTVIPAERTTSPYTLNNALQDLTTNVGDLDQERFTEALGLLTEALQDATPHLRSTLDGVTALSASINANDAAIAQLLARARSVSQVLAERAGQVNQLVLDGNRLLAALDERRAALSALIAGIDDVSEQLSGFVADNRREFGPALAKLNLVLDNLLERREHISAALKRGPAYATALGEVVGSGPGFHINLYGLPPGPMAEVLLDVYFQPGKLPDSLADYLRGFISERLILRPKSP, encoded by the coding sequence ATGGCTGACACCGGCGAGCGGAATCCGCTCCGCACCGGCATATTCGGCATCGCGATCGTGATGTGCGTGGTGCTGGTCGCGTTCGGTTTCCAGACGCTGCCGTTCCTCAAACAGGGCAGGGCGTATGCGGCGTACTTCGCCGACGCGGGCGGTATCACGCCGGGCAACGCGGTCAACATCTCCGGAATCAAGGTCGGCGACGTGACCGGTGTGCACCTGGCCGGCGACAAGGCCAAGGTCACCTTCACCGTGGACCGCACGGTGCGGGTCGGCGATCAGTCCCTGGCGTCGATCAAGACCGACACGGTGCTGGGGGAGAAGTCGCTGGCGCTGAAACCGGCGGGCAGCGGGCAGGTCACCGTCATCCCGGCCGAACGCACCACCTCGCCGTACACACTCAACAACGCGTTGCAGGATCTCACCACCAACGTCGGCGACCTGGATCAGGAACGGTTCACCGAGGCGCTCGGGCTGCTCACCGAGGCGTTGCAGGACGCCACCCCGCATCTGCGCAGCACGCTGGACGGGGTGACCGCGCTGTCGGCCAGCATCAACGCCAACGACGCGGCGATCGCGCAGCTGCTGGCCAGGGCCCGCTCGGTCAGCCAGGTGCTCGCCGAACGCGCCGGTCAGGTCAACCAGCTGGTGCTGGACGGCAACCGGCTGCTCGCCGCGCTGGATGAGCGGCGCGCCGCGCTCAGCGCATTGATCGCCGGCATCGACGATGTCTCCGAACAGCTTTCCGGGTTCGTGGCCGACAACCGCCGCGAGTTCGGGCCGGCGCTGGCCAAACTCAACCTGGTGCTCGACAACCTGTTGGAGCGCAGGGAACACATCAGCGCCGCGCTGAAGCGGGGCCCGGCCTACGCCACCGCGCTCGGCGAGGTGGTGGGCTCCGGGCCCGGCTTCCACATCAACCTCTACGGGCTGCCGCCCGGACCGATGGCGGAGGTGCTGCTCGACGTGTACTTCCAGCCCGGCAAGCTGCCTGACAGCCTCGCCGACTATCTGCGCGGGTTCATCTCCGAACGTCTGATCCTGAGGCCGAAGTCGCCATGA